In one Pseudomonas purpurea genomic region, the following are encoded:
- a CDS encoding AraC family transcriptional regulator, whose amino-acid sequence MPALQTLQVFQALNRSPNARLEHSAELGDGMAAALWSNHHDAQEYEAPGHHTLSCYIAGGTGTFRRESPGTKGGPDKLCILPAEHQSAWVINGEIRLAHLYFSPEHFALGCVTLLDREPRELQLRESTFLEDAQQAWRFRQLIQLNWNEPGERLLTSSLAHEMLSHTLLSQVGLRQGLRLKGGLAAYQRRHLIEYIDNHLADPISLGQLAGLCALSEYHFARMFRQSFGLPPHQYLLARRLAHARQLLRSTSQPLGDIALACGFASASHFTNRFRQAMKGTPGEYRQAFLR is encoded by the coding sequence ATGCCCGCACTGCAAACCCTGCAAGTTTTTCAAGCCCTCAACCGCTCGCCCAATGCTCGCCTGGAGCACAGCGCCGAGCTCGGTGACGGCATGGCCGCAGCCTTGTGGAGCAACCATCACGACGCCCAAGAGTATGAAGCGCCGGGCCATCACACCCTGTCCTGCTACATCGCCGGGGGCACCGGGACCTTTCGCCGCGAATCACCCGGCACCAAGGGCGGCCCGGACAAACTCTGCATCCTGCCCGCCGAACACCAGTCCGCGTGGGTGATCAACGGCGAAATCCGCCTGGCGCACCTTTACTTCAGCCCCGAGCACTTTGCCCTCGGCTGCGTGACCTTGCTCGACCGCGAACCCCGCGAACTGCAACTGCGCGAAAGCACGTTCCTTGAGGACGCACAGCAAGCCTGGCGCTTTCGCCAGTTGATTCAGCTGAACTGGAACGAACCCGGCGAACGCCTGCTGACCAGCAGCCTGGCCCATGAAATGCTCAGCCATACCTTGCTCAGTCAGGTTGGCCTGCGCCAGGGTTTACGTTTGAAGGGTGGCCTGGCCGCCTACCAGCGTCGGCATTTGATCGAATACATCGACAACCATTTGGCCGACCCCATCAGCCTGGGTCAGTTGGCGGGCCTGTGCGCGCTGTCGGAGTATCACTTTGCGCGGATGTTTCGCCAGAGCTTTGGCCTGCCGCCCCATCAATACCTGTTGGCCCGACGCCTGGCCCACGCCCGGCAGTTACTGCGCAGCACTTCCCAGCCGTTGGGCGACATCGCACTGGCCTGCGGCTTTGCCAGCGCCAGCCATTTCACTAACCGCTTTCGGCAAGCCATGAAAGGAACGCCCGGCGAATACCGTCAGGCGTTTTTGCGCTAA
- a CDS encoding DUF2165 domain-containing protein: MPRSRPPELMSLRISSIFSRCSLFISCPRPLPILKPVTHGKSEPATRLLSYMTVDKLETLHKPSTKTAEDITCNSVPAHHQHLHYKLQTLLFAPREPYFWRSHDMHILTTAHLIRWCKVTIVLMVGVFGVLVVFSNLTDYPSNYEFVGHILSMDTTQGNGSLMYRAITSEMMHHRFYWMIMTLESIFTACCLLGTYQLYRKINAPRKEFHEAKKYAIAGFMIAIFIYYFILQVIGNEWFDMDTSPQWNAMGWARGIVEFLMPALFFLVMKNDH; the protein is encoded by the coding sequence ATGCCGCGCTCACGCCCTCCGGAACTGATGAGCCTGCGAATCTCCTCGATTTTCTCACGTTGTTCGTTGTTCATCTCATGCCCTCGTCCATTACCGATATTGAAACCTGTTACTCACGGTAAGTCCGAACCCGCAACTCGTCTACTGTCATATATGACAGTAGACAAACTTGAAACACTGCACAAACCCTCCACAAAAACAGCAGAAGACATAACTTGCAATTCAGTCCCCGCTCACCATCAGCACCTGCACTATAAACTCCAGACCCTGTTATTCGCCCCTCGCGAACCTTACTTCTGGAGAAGTCATGACATGCACATTTTGACCACGGCCCACCTGATAAGGTGGTGCAAAGTAACTATTGTTTTAATGGTGGGAGTTTTTGGAGTACTGGTGGTATTCAGTAACTTGACCGACTACCCCTCCAACTATGAGTTCGTCGGGCACATCCTCAGCATGGACACCACCCAGGGGAATGGCTCATTGATGTATCGGGCCATTACTTCCGAGATGATGCATCATCGGTTCTACTGGATGATCATGACCCTGGAAAGCATCTTCACCGCGTGTTGCCTATTGGGAACTTATCAGCTCTACCGAAAGATCAATGCCCCCCGCAAAGAATTCCACGAGGCCAAAAAGTACGCCATCGCGGGTTTCATGATCGCGATTTTTATTTACTACTTCATCTTGCAGGTTATCGGTAACGAATGGTTCGACATGGACACTTCCCCGCAATGGAATGCCATGGGGTGGGCGCGCGGCATCGTTGAATTCCTGATGCCCGCGCTGTTCTTTCTGGTCATGAAGAACGATCACTGA